In one window of Zingiber officinale cultivar Zhangliang chromosome 11A, Zo_v1.1, whole genome shotgun sequence DNA:
- the LOC122032208 gene encoding ATG8-interacting protein 1-like — MADEEKGSQGTCSDAVDWEVVSMTASIYAAAPGPADFAPPYESKDKEKDSSAPLFMSSHFVFPPMEHEGLESKDKNEIDNKFKETDAEPDKTLKESLISELESLHGIQFYEKDNDLSVGNIDSNEGKVLREMSLALDEQVLPASEGFHDFHAETGISGDSHCSPQADKLKSSYSPEKEENTSERHGIPCGTWWKRHAVTLYNHAKEANTFWSVLVAAALVGFAILGQRKQAAKPELQQLKLHFGPNDQPVNLTLGPMNQIKCIFTSDHQQSSPLGAAAVAAYN, encoded by the exons ATGGCTGATGAAGAGAAAGGATCCCAAGGGACTTGTTCTGATGCAGTCGATTGGGAAGTTGTTTCTATGACAGCGTCCATTTATGCCGCTGCACCTGGGCCTGCTGATTTTGCTCCACCGTACGAGAGTAAAGATAAGGAAAAGGATTCTTCTGCTCCATTATTCATGTCAAGTCACTTTGTCTTTCCACCGATGGAGCATGAAGGTCTTGAATCGAAGGATAAGAATGAAATTGACAATAAATTCAAAGAGACCGATGCTGAACCTGATAAGACTCTCAAAGAAAGCCTTATTTCCGAGCTAGAAAGCTTGCACGGAATTCAGTtttatgagaaagataatgatctTTCAGTTGGAAATATCGATAGTAATGAAGGGAAGGTTCTACGAGAAATGAGCCTGGCTTTGGATGAACAAGTGCTGCCGGCTTCTGAAGGTTTTCATGATTTTCATGCTGAAACTGGTATAAGTGGGGATTCCCATTGCAGTCCGCAAGCTGATAAACTGAAATCCTCTTATTCACCCGAAAAAGAGGAAAATACAAGTGAAAGACATGGCATTCCATGTGGAACATGGTGGAAGAGGCATGCAGTAACTTTATATAATCATGCAAAGGAAGCAAACACATTTTGGTCTGTTCTTGTCGCTGCTGCTTTAGTGGGCTTTGCAATTTTAGGGCAACGGAAACAAGCAGCGAAACCTGAGCTCCAGCaactcaaattacattttggcccTAATGATCAG CCTGTGAACCTGACACTGGGACCAATGAATCAGATTAAGTGTATTTTTACTAGTGATCATCAGCAAAGTTCTCCGCTCGGAGCTGCTGCTGTTGCTGCATACAACTAG
- the LOC122031137 gene encoding 25.3 kDa vesicle transport protein-like isoform X1, giving the protein MKKLGNCISQEKLTDNFVPTYLTSLSFLSAPKAPAELNAKVGTSKMVKLTLVGRLRDGLPLSQAPAHLNEDNLVLSSYKYKAELVLKEISRGALTNPKMTVLIDHHCFHCLVGDGICCITLCESWYPRKLAFYYLQDLRNALAKVDRRVLESFSEPYAFKRFDYVIGKIRERYLDTRTQENLFKLNSDRRNDPDIATEELANIMRSCHSSGSEARTSANAQTKSTIWSSQVLEVIALKWTPITIIAVVIAILVWTRIVLNEYDTLTAW; this is encoded by the exons ATGAAAAAGTTAGGCAACTGTATATCCCAAGAAAAGCTTACTGATAACTTTGTTCCAACTTATCTCACCTCCTTAAGCTTTCTTTCTGCTCCAAAAG CTCCTGCTGAATTGAATGCAAAAGTTGGCACTTCAAAGATGGTGAAGCTAACCTTGGTTGGAAGGTTGAGGGATGGACTGCCTTTGTCACAAGCACCAGCTCACTTGAATGAAGATAATCTTGTCTTGTCATCCTACAAGTATAAGGCAGAGCTTGTGCTCAAGGAGATCTCAAGAGGAGCCTTGACAAACCCCAAGATGACAGTCCTTATTGATCACCATTGTTTCCA TTGTCTAGTTGGAGATGGAATTTGCTGCATCACCCTATGTGAGTCATGGTACCCAAGGAAATTGGCATTTTACTATCTTCAGGATCTCCGAAATGCACTTGCAAAGGTTGATAGGAGAGTTTTAGAGTCATTCTCAGAGCCATATGCATTTAAAAGATTTG ATTATGTCATTGGCAAAATCAGAGAGAGATATCTGGACACAAGAACACAGGAGAATTTATTTAAGTTGAATTCTGATCGCCGAAATGATCCTGATATTGCAACAGAGGAATTAGCCAACATAATGAGGAGCTGCCATTCATCAG GATCTGAAGCAAGAACATCTGCCAATGCTCAGACGAAGTCGACAATTTGGAGCTCACAAGTTCTCGAG GTGATTGCCCTGAAATGGACACCAATAACAATTATTGCGGTCGTAATTGCAATCCTCGTTTGGACGCGTATTGTCCTGAACGAGTACGATACGTTAACAGCATGGTGA
- the LOC122031137 gene encoding 25.3 kDa vesicle transport protein-like isoform X2 — translation MVKLTLVGRLRDGLPLSQAPAHLNEDNLVLSSYKYKAELVLKEISRGALTNPKMTVLIDHHCFHCLVGDGICCITLCESWYPRKLAFYYLQDLRNALAKVDRRVLESFSEPYAFKRFDYVIGKIRERYLDTRTQENLFKLNSDRRNDPDIATEELANIMRSCHSSGSEARTSANAQTKSTIWSSQVLEVIALKWTPITIIAVVIAILVWTRIVLNEYDTLTAW, via the exons ATGGTGAAGCTAACCTTGGTTGGAAGGTTGAGGGATGGACTGCCTTTGTCACAAGCACCAGCTCACTTGAATGAAGATAATCTTGTCTTGTCATCCTACAAGTATAAGGCAGAGCTTGTGCTCAAGGAGATCTCAAGAGGAGCCTTGACAAACCCCAAGATGACAGTCCTTATTGATCACCATTGTTTCCA TTGTCTAGTTGGAGATGGAATTTGCTGCATCACCCTATGTGAGTCATGGTACCCAAGGAAATTGGCATTTTACTATCTTCAGGATCTCCGAAATGCACTTGCAAAGGTTGATAGGAGAGTTTTAGAGTCATTCTCAGAGCCATATGCATTTAAAAGATTTG ATTATGTCATTGGCAAAATCAGAGAGAGATATCTGGACACAAGAACACAGGAGAATTTATTTAAGTTGAATTCTGATCGCCGAAATGATCCTGATATTGCAACAGAGGAATTAGCCAACATAATGAGGAGCTGCCATTCATCAG GATCTGAAGCAAGAACATCTGCCAATGCTCAGACGAAGTCGACAATTTGGAGCTCACAAGTTCTCGAG GTGATTGCCCTGAAATGGACACCAATAACAATTATTGCGGTCGTAATTGCAATCCTCGTTTGGACGCGTATTGTCCTGAACGAGTACGATACGTTAACAGCATGGTGA